The proteins below come from a single Stomoxys calcitrans chromosome 1, idStoCalc2.1, whole genome shotgun sequence genomic window:
- the LOC106095290 gene encoding aminopeptidase N — MKWFFAKCVVLLIWIIQFVASSIVTDYRLPTSLQPDSYTLKIVTHLEKEYEENSTFNGEVAVNIQVLEDTKSITLHARNLNVSESSIELKSHKDDDFKQCIEEIETVKELDFFVIHLCHPLFRGLSFELKMSYIGTFTQDMRGYYISKYNDEATNKTKWLSVTSFEPDYARVAFPCFDEPHLKAKFTIWLGHHRCLTALSNMPLEKQIPMDASSEFVWSIFEESVPMSSYLVAFTIHDLTFTESKAEGSDVVFRTWSQKSMVNSCSYAAEMGPKILKYYEELLGIDFPMRKIDAVAIPDLYGAGMENWGLITYRQNSLTLNISAESKIKQSMLTTIIAHELAHQWFGNLVTMKWWTDLWLNEGFATYISSLGAKFVMPDHDKYISETVVHIRLIFDTDSVLNTHPISDPNIDKNELKNRFDDISYLKGSSVVRMMHLFLGQEAFFEGIRNYLSHNKYQSVTQDDLWAFLTESAVRFNRLEGHCNMKTIMDTWTLQAGYPLVNVNRDLEKGTVTISQERFLKNTTTLSADEANKCWWIPLSYTSASEGDFGHTIPKLWLKCNATTGGKMTLNLNNVEWSKNDWVIFNLQLSGIYRVNYDAENWKLLGEALKSPNFGNIPLIHRVQLLIDVAALAKSGHIGYSIVFDIMEYLVQERELLPWRVASESFTGIFKAMSQIPEYRSQIYAYFRHITEPILKSNFSDTNNTIENMDLARIMKTIIAGWACRVEVEDCIRTANANFEQWKAAASRDEVTEIPREWRDITLCAVIRQGKNDYWNILWQRMNNSQNDMYSITMAMGCSTKATHIKKFLDLVFTDNDIMPATMKPIAFTHLSNNEIALPIALDYLAEHVKNYQQESYRPYVPILLLEFANGIMNIEHLTRFRQIIDSHREIFQSKESVLKRLLEIIDDNEQWIKRSVIDMASYLHSLPFTMDIVENNLI, encoded by the coding sequence ATGAAATGGTTTTTCGCAAAATGTGTGGTTTTACTCATTTGGATTATCCAATTTGTAGCATCCAGCATTGTAACCGATTATCGTTTACCTACATCTTTGCAACCGGATTCATATACCCTAAAAATTGTTACTCATTTGGAAAAGGAGTACGAAGAAAATTCCACTTTTAACGGTGAAGTGGCGGTTAACATTCAAGTCTTAGAGGATACAAAGAGTATAACATTACATGCTAGGAATCTTAATGTCTCTGAATCAAGTATTGAGCTGAAAAGTCATAAGGATGACGATTTTAAGCAATGCATAGAGGAAATTGAAACAGTGAAGGAATTAGATTTCTTTGTCATACATCTTTGTCATCCACTTTTCCGAGGGCTGTCATTCGAATTGAAAATGTCCTATATAGGAACATTCACACAAGATATGAGGGGATATTATATAAGTAAATATAATGATGAAGCTACAAATAAGACCAAATGGTTGTCGGTGACATCTTTTGAGCCCGATTATGCCCGTGTCGCTTTCCCCTGCTTTGATGAACCCCACTTAAAGGCTAAATTCACCATATGGCTGGGACATCATCGATGTCTGACGGCTCTGAGCAACATGCCTTTGGAAAAACAGATCCCTATGGATGCGTCAAGTGAGTTCGTTTGGAGCATTTTTGAGGAATCCGTTCCGATGTCAAGCTACCTAGTGGCTTTTACCATCCACGACTTGACCTTTACCGAATCAAAAGCTGAGGGATCTGATGTTGTGTTTCGCACATGGTCACAAAAATCCATGGTTAACAGCTGTTCTTACGCCGCTGAAATGGGCCCAAAAATTTTGAAGTACTACGAGGAGTTACTCGGCATTGACTTTCCCATGAGAAAAATTGATGCAGTAGCTATACCCGATTTATATGGAGCAGGAATGGAGAACTGGGGTCTCATAACATACCGTCAAAATTCCTTGACGCTGAACATAAGTGCTGAGTCAAAAATCAAGCAAAGCATGCTCACCACTATCATTGCACATGAACTGGCTCATCAATGGTTCGGTAACTTGGTGACCATGAAGTGGTGGACTGATTTGTGGCTTAATGAGGGTTTTGCCACGTACATAAGCAGTTTGGGAGCAAAATTCGTCATGCCGGACCATGATAAATATATCTCGGAGACCGTCGTTCACATCCGCCTAATTTTCGATACTGATTCTGTTTTAAATACTCATCCCATTTCAGATCCAAATATAGATAAGAATGAACTTAAGAACCGTTTCGATGACATATCCTATTTAAAGGGATCGAGTGTGGTGCGTATGATGCACCTGTTCCTAGGTCAGGAAGCATTCTTTGAGGGCATACGCAATTACCTCTCCCATAACAAATATCAAAGTGTGACCCAAGATGACCTATGGGCATTTTTAACAGAGTCGGCTGTCAGATTTAACCGTTTAGAaggccattgcaatatgaagaCGATTATGGACACATGGACTCTTCAGGCCGGTTATCCTTTAGTAAATGTTAACCGAGACTTGGAAAAAGGCACAGTGACAATTTCTCAAGaaagatttttgaaaaacaCAACCACCTTGAGTGCTGACGAGGCCAATAAATGTTGGTGGATCCCTTTGAGTTACACCTCGGCTTCTGAAGGTGACTTTGGTCACACAATACCCAAATTATGGTTGAAGTGTAATGCGACCACGGGCGGCAAAATGACCCTGAATTTAAACAATGTGGAATGGAGTAAAAATGACTGGGTCATATTTAACTTGCAGCTATCGGGCATCTACAGAGTCAATTATGATGCCGAAAACTGGAAATTACTAGGAGAGGCATTGAAAAGTCCTAATTTCGGTAACATTCCCCTCATACATCGAGTACAACTGCTTATTGATGTGGCGGCCTTAGCTAAGAGCGGTCATATTGGTTACTCCATTGTGTTCGACATTATGGAGTATTTGGTTCAAGAACGGGAATTACTTCCCTGGAGAGTTGCTTCTGAAAGCTTTACAGGGATTTTCAAGGCCATGAGTCAAATTCCCGAGTATAGGTCTCAAATATATGCTTATTTTCGCCACATTAccgaaccaattttgaagaGTAATTTCAGTGATACGAACAACACGATCGAAAACATGGATTTAGCAAGGATTATGAAAACTATAATTGCCGGATGGGCATGCCGTGTAGAAGTAGAAGACTGCATAAGAACggccaatgcaaattttgagcAGTGGAAAGCTGCAGCAAGTAGGGATGAGGTAACTGAAATACCCAGAGAGTGGCGGGATATCACTCTTTGCGCCGTCATACGTCAAGGTAAAAATGACTACTGGAATATTCTTTGGCAACGTATGAACAATTCGCAAAATGATATGTACAGCATAACCATGGCAATGGGTTGCTCTACAAAAGCAACtcatataaaaaagtttttggatTTGGTATTTACCGATAATGATATTATGCCTGCCACCATGAAACCCATCGCTTTTACTCATTTATCCAATAACGAAATAGCATTACCTATTGCTTTGGACTATCTAGCCGAACATGTTAAAAATTACCAACAGGAATCATATCGTCCTTATGTTCCAATATTATTGTTGGAATTTGCCAACGGAATAATGAACATTGAACATCTTACGAGATTCAGACAAATAATAGACTCGCATAGAGAAATTTTTCAAAGCAAAGAGAGCGTATTAAAACGCTTGCTGGAAATAATCGACGACAACGAGCAGTGGATTAAACGAAGTGTGATTGACATGGCATCTTATTTGCATAGTCTTCCTTTTACAATGGatattgttgaaaataatttaatttaa